The Streptomyces sp. CC0208 genome window below encodes:
- a CDS encoding ATP-binding protein codes for MTSEAIPSRTTRFAGEPHCVTGARLAAEEFLDDLGQSVPPATPEHWDDILLVVTELAANAVQYAPGPFVLRLRRTFDGVHVTLRDTNPTPPAPRSFDPRTGGGGIGWHLVHALCDQVSVVSDERGKDVHVFLPW; via the coding sequence CTGACTTCCGAGGCGATTCCGAGCCGCACCACCCGTTTCGCGGGCGAGCCGCATTGCGTGACGGGTGCGCGGCTCGCCGCTGAGGAATTCCTGGACGACCTGGGCCAGAGCGTGCCACCCGCGACCCCCGAGCACTGGGACGACATCCTGCTGGTGGTCACGGAACTCGCCGCCAACGCCGTCCAGTACGCTCCGGGACCCTTCGTGCTGCGCCTGCGCCGCACCTTCGACGGCGTGCACGTGACGCTGCGCGACACCAACCCGACGCCGCCGGCCCCGCGTTCCTTCGATCCGCGCACGGGTGGCGGCGGCATCGGCTGGCACCTGGTGCACGCCCTGTGCGACCAGGTCAGCGTAGTGTCGGACGAGCGCGGCAAGGACGTGCACGTCTTCCTGCCCTGGTGA
- a CDS encoding FUSC family protein produces MRDRVAASDPGLLRLAAGLRTVGAIALTLAVLGLLGASVPHLVAGAIAAMVATFAIREKQRSAQAVTLALGLPVALASLSLGALLSSRVLAGDLFFVALIFCAVYSRRFGDRGTALGLIGFQVYFVSLFVGATVSGLPELYGVLGVAFLGSAVARFLLVPETPAGLLERLREAFRVRLAQLVSAQIQLLDAGPEEIDEALKGVREGTARLHETALMIQGRLEEGTSDAAAARLVQRRVADAEITAERLGLLLLSARSAERADTLTLHLPGAPAPRAGRMPGRDEAMARVRRDLEALRLLVLRPVAARSGTALSQVRNRLLGYREEENLPPAPPAVQDVFRGVGEAARAVLGLRIALDGPQDESDDSPATARSREELDAEDAVIDAREEDGEQEELTGLRRPTTRAAVQVAVGSSLAIVGGEFLSSQRWYWAVLTCWIVFINTASTGEILVKGYRRLLGTVLGVLAGIVLAGAVGQHTWTAFALVLVLVFAMFYSAPLSYTLMSFFVTAALGLLYTLLHTYSLSVLVLRVEETALGAACGVIAAAFVLPVRTDRRTNELLVTVLERLDEVTEAAVDQLSGGSPEDLLDQARDLDQALADLRAATKPLTHPITPLRARRDTARYVVALLETCAYHARSLAATAELLPTHPSIAADPRLRRAGRRIGDNIAAIAAHVADERSTAAVETGPSIASLLETEVPGTPRFGRVTDRVLRHVQRLDETVVGLARPLHVPVAAPRR; encoded by the coding sequence GTGCGCGATCGGGTCGCGGCGTCGGACCCGGGGCTGCTCCGGCTGGCCGCGGGTCTGCGCACGGTGGGGGCGATCGCCCTCACGCTGGCCGTGCTCGGTCTGCTGGGGGCGAGCGTCCCGCATCTGGTGGCGGGCGCCATCGCGGCGATGGTCGCGACCTTCGCCATCCGGGAGAAGCAGCGCTCCGCCCAGGCCGTGACGCTCGCCCTGGGCCTCCCGGTGGCCCTGGCCTCCCTGTCGCTGGGCGCGCTGCTGAGCTCCCGTGTGCTGGCCGGTGACCTGTTCTTCGTCGCGCTGATCTTCTGCGCCGTCTACAGCCGCCGCTTCGGCGACCGGGGCACCGCGCTCGGCCTGATCGGCTTCCAGGTCTACTTCGTCTCCCTGTTCGTCGGCGCCACCGTCTCCGGCCTGCCCGAGCTGTACGGCGTCCTCGGCGTCGCCTTCCTGGGCAGCGCGGTGGCACGCTTCCTGCTGGTGCCGGAGACCCCCGCGGGCCTCCTCGAACGCCTACGGGAGGCCTTCCGGGTCCGGCTGGCCCAACTGGTGTCCGCGCAGATCCAACTGCTGGACGCCGGGCCGGAGGAGATCGACGAGGCGCTGAAGGGCGTACGCGAGGGGACCGCGCGGCTGCACGAGACGGCGCTGATGATCCAGGGGCGGCTGGAGGAGGGGACCTCCGACGCGGCCGCGGCCCGGCTCGTGCAGCGGCGTGTCGCGGACGCCGAGATCACCGCCGAGCGGCTCGGCCTGCTGCTGCTGTCGGCCCGCAGCGCCGAGCGCGCGGACACCCTCACCCTGCATCTGCCCGGTGCGCCGGCCCCGCGGGCCGGCCGGATGCCCGGCCGGGACGAGGCGATGGCCAGGGTGCGCCGCGATCTGGAGGCCCTGCGGCTGCTGGTGCTGCGCCCGGTCGCCGCCAGGTCCGGCACGGCCCTGTCCCAGGTCCGCAACCGGCTGCTCGGCTACCGCGAGGAGGAGAACCTGCCGCCCGCGCCGCCCGCCGTCCAGGACGTCTTCCGGGGCGTCGGCGAGGCCGCCCGCGCGGTGCTGGGCCTCAGGATCGCTCTGGACGGTCCGCAGGACGAGTCGGACGACTCCCCCGCGACGGCCCGCTCGCGTGAGGAGCTGGACGCCGAGGACGCCGTCATCGACGCCCGCGAGGAGGACGGCGAGCAGGAGGAGCTCACGGGGCTCAGGCGGCCCACGACCCGGGCCGCCGTGCAGGTCGCCGTGGGATCCTCGCTCGCCATCGTCGGCGGCGAGTTCCTCTCCAGCCAGCGCTGGTACTGGGCCGTGCTCACCTGCTGGATCGTGTTCATCAACACCGCGTCCACGGGCGAGATCCTGGTCAAGGGCTACCGCCGGCTGCTGGGCACCGTCCTCGGCGTGCTGGCCGGGATCGTGCTGGCGGGGGCGGTCGGGCAGCACACCTGGACGGCGTTCGCCCTGGTGCTGGTGCTGGTGTTCGCGATGTTCTACTCCGCGCCGCTCTCCTACACCCTGATGTCGTTCTTCGTCACTGCGGCCCTGGGGCTGCTCTACACGCTGCTGCACACCTACAGCCTCTCGGTGCTGGTGCTGCGCGTGGAGGAGACCGCGCTCGGCGCGGCCTGCGGGGTCATCGCGGCGGCGTTCGTCCTGCCGGTGCGCACGGACCGCCGTACGAACGAACTGCTCGTCACCGTGCTGGAGCGGCTGGACGAGGTCACCGAGGCCGCCGTGGACCAGCTCAGCGGCGGCTCCCCCGAGGACCTGCTCGACCAGGCGCGCGATCTGGACCAGGCGCTGGCGGACCTGCGGGCGGCGACCAAGCCGCTCACCCACCCGATCACCCCGCTGCGGGCCCGGCGCGACACCGCGCGCTATGTCGTGGCGCTCCTGGAGACCTGTGCGTACCACGCGCGCTCACTGGCGGCCACGGCCGAACTGCTGCCCACCCACCCCTCGATCGCGGCGGATCCCCGGCTGCGCCGGGCCGGCCGGCGCATCGGGGACAACATCGCGGCCATCGCCGCGCATGTCGCCGACGAACGCTCCACGGCAGCGGTGGAGACCGGGCCGAGCATCGCGTCCCTGCTGGAGACCGAGGTCCCCGGCACGCCCCGCTTCGGCCGGGTCACCGACCGCGTGCTGCGGCACGTGCAGCGGCTGGACGAGACCGTGGTCGGTCTGGCCCGGCCGCTGCACGTGCCGGTGGCGGCGCCCAGGCGATAG
- a CDS encoding DUF4287 domain-containing protein, which produces MAETVKGPASYFPSIEKKYGRPIAEWQELIRSSPLTRHMELVAWLKTEHGLGHGHANALVAHTLAEPGGR; this is translated from the coding sequence ATGGCCGAGACCGTGAAGGGCCCCGCGAGCTACTTCCCCTCGATCGAGAAGAAGTACGGCCGCCCGATCGCCGAGTGGCAGGAACTCATCCGCTCCTCGCCGCTGACCCGGCACATGGAGCTGGTCGCCTGGCTGAAGACCGAGCACGGGCTGGGACACGGTCACGCCAACGCGCTGGTAGCCCACACCCTCGCAGAGCCCGGGGGCAGGTGA
- a CDS encoding NAD(P)/FAD-dependent oxidoreductase: MTRPRILVVGAGFAGVECVRRLERKLSPDEADVTLVTPFAYQLYLPLLPQVASGVLTPQSIAVSLRRSKKYRTRIIPGGAIGVDLKSKVCVIRTITDEIVNEPYDYIVLAPGSITRTFDIPGLTEHAFGMKTLAEAAYIRDHVISQLDLADASQDPAERAARLQFVVVGGGYAGTETAACLQKLTHAAVKRYPRIDPSLIKWHLIDIAPKLMPELGDKLGRSAQEILRRRGIDVSLGVSIEKAGPDEVTFTDGRVVPTRTLIWTAGVVASPLIATLGAETIRGRLAVTAEMTLPGQDGVFALGDSAAVPDKAKDDDSAVCPPTAQHAMRQGKVVADNVIATLRGQALKPYVHKDLGLVVDLGGKDAVSKPLGIELRGLPAQFAARGYHWMALRTNVAKVRVATNWTLNALAGDDFVRTGFQARKPAKLKDFEYTDAYLTPEQVRAQVEGTPRLDP, from the coding sequence GTGACACGACCCAGGATCCTGGTGGTTGGCGCCGGCTTCGCCGGAGTCGAATGCGTGCGCCGGCTGGAGCGGAAACTCTCCCCGGACGAAGCCGACGTCACTCTGGTGACGCCGTTCGCCTACCAGCTCTATCTCCCGTTGCTGCCCCAGGTCGCCTCCGGCGTGCTGACGCCGCAGTCGATCGCCGTCTCCCTGCGCCGCAGCAAGAAGTACCGCACCCGGATCATCCCGGGCGGCGCGATCGGCGTGGACCTCAAGTCCAAGGTCTGCGTGATCCGCACCATCACAGACGAGATCGTCAACGAACCGTACGACTACATCGTGCTGGCTCCCGGCAGCATCACCCGCACCTTCGACATCCCCGGCCTCACCGAGCACGCCTTCGGCATGAAGACCCTCGCCGAGGCCGCCTACATCCGCGACCACGTCATCTCCCAGCTCGACCTCGCGGACGCCAGCCAGGACCCGGCCGAGCGCGCCGCCCGGCTCCAGTTCGTGGTCGTGGGTGGCGGATACGCCGGCACCGAGACCGCCGCCTGTCTGCAGAAGCTCACCCACGCGGCGGTCAAGCGCTACCCGCGCATCGACCCGTCGCTGATCAAGTGGCATCTCATCGACATCGCGCCGAAGCTGATGCCGGAGCTGGGCGACAAGCTCGGCCGCAGCGCGCAGGAGATCCTGCGCCGGCGCGGCATCGACGTGTCGCTGGGCGTGTCCATCGAGAAGGCGGGCCCCGACGAGGTCACCTTCACCGACGGCCGGGTGGTCCCGACCCGGACCCTGATCTGGACGGCCGGGGTGGTCGCCAGCCCGCTCATCGCCACGCTCGGCGCCGAAACGATTCGCGGGCGGCTCGCGGTGACCGCCGAGATGACCCTGCCGGGCCAGGACGGCGTCTTCGCGCTCGGCGACTCCGCCGCCGTGCCCGACAAGGCCAAGGACGACGACAGCGCGGTCTGCCCGCCCACGGCCCAGCACGCCATGCGCCAGGGCAAGGTCGTCGCCGACAACGTCATCGCGACGCTGCGGGGTCAGGCCCTGAAGCCGTACGTCCACAAGGACCTCGGCCTGGTCGTCGACCTCGGCGGCAAGGACGCCGTCTCCAAGCCGCTCGGCATCGAACTGCGCGGCCTGCCCGCCCAGTTCGCCGCCCGCGGCTACCACTGGATGGCGCTGCGCACCAACGTCGCCAAGGTTCGCGTGGCGACGAACTGGACGCTCAACGCCCTCGCGGGCGACGACTTCGTCCGTACCGGCTTCCAGGCCCGTAAGCCCGCCAAGCTGAAGGACTTCGAGTACACCGACGCGTACCTGACGCCGGAACAGGTCCGGGCGCAGGTCGAGGGGACCCCACGGCTGGACCCGTAG